The DNA sequence ACACTATTACGGAATGTATCCGCAATTATCTGGCATCATTTCGAACCCAAATCAACCTGGCAGCCACCCGTTGGTTACGAAAAGTGGTGGTAGCTTTGCCAGGGCTAAAAAAAAGCCGGTTCCCCATCAGGAGAACCGGCTTTTCATGTCGATGACAAGCGAAATGCTTAGTTCATGAACTGCAGGCGGATATCATTCAATTGGCTGCGGATTGAGCCATCGATTTGCTGATCGCCAACGCGCAGGATATAGCCACCAATGAGGTTCGGATCGATTTTTTCTTCAAACTCGACCGTCTTTCCGGTAGTATATTTCATCACAATAGCTCTAAACTGATCGCGCAGTGCATCGGTCAGGGGCATGGTCGTTATGATTGTTGCCCGTTCAACCTGTTTCAGCACTTCGTACTGAATAACGAACTGATCAGCAATAGCGTCGATAATAGCTTCCCGGTTTTTATTGGCGATGATCTGGAAAAAAGACATTGCCAACGGATTCAGCCGGCTGGCGAATACCGCTTTCATTACCGCGTTTTTCTTCTCGGCCCGAACAATTGGGTTCTTAAGCACAACGGCTAACTGACGGTTTTTAGCCAGCGTCTGCTTTACGAACTTCATGTCGGTATACATCGTCTCAGCGATGCCCTGCTCTTTCGCCAGATCCAGTAACGATTTGGCATAACGAGCGGCTACTGTAGCAACTGCCATGATCGATTAGTTTAAGCGTGAGTTCGACACCAGGTCCGAAACGAGTTTCTCCTGCGATGGCTTATCGCTGAGTTCTTTGCGCAGCACTTTCTCGGCAATATCGAGTGACAGTGTTACAACTTCTTTTTTCATCTGGGCAACCAGCGCCTGGCGCTCATTCTGCATGGCTTCGCGCGCCTGCTCCAGCATCCGCTGGCCTTCGATAGCAGCCCGCTCACGCGAGTCGGCAACCAGTTTGTCGGCCGTTTCTTTAGCACCCCGCAAGATAGCATCCCGCTCGGAGCGAGCCTGTGCCAGTAATTTCTCGTTATCGGCTTTGAGCGCGGTCATTTCAACACGCGTTTTCTCGGCCAGGTCGAGCGCACTCTGAATATTGTTTTCGCGCTCGTGCAGGCTATCTGTAATGGGTTTCCAGGCAAATGTGCGCAGGATCAGGAACAGGGCGAGGAACACCACCACCTGCCAGAACAACAGACCAAGATCGGGAGTAAGTAAGTCCATGTTAGTGAATTGTTTTTGTTTCCGGGTATTGAATCAATCTTTTGTTAGAGAATGCCCGCCCGTTGGCAAACCCAGACGGGACGGGCATTTTCTGGAAATTCAGCGAGCAGGGATGCCGATACCTAATGTAATCAGCCTGCTCAAACGCATTGCTACCTGTGCTCGGGCAACTTAAGCCAGAGCAACCAGCAGACAGATAACGGCTGCGAACAGAGCAACGGCCTCGATCAGAGCGGCAATGATCAGCATGGCAGTCTGGATACGACCGGCAGCTTCTGGCTGACGAGCGATACCTTCCATAGCGCTACCACCGATCCGGCCGATACCCAGACCAGCACCGATAGCGGCTAAACCAGCGCCGATAGCAGCACCCATAACCGAAACACTACCCGTAGCTTCTAACAGCAGAGAAAACAACATTGCGAACATAAACTCAAACGTATTTATTAGTGAAACAAAAGATTGCAATACAAAAACAGTCGGGCAGTTGGCCTATCGGCGGGTAGTGCGGTAACTAACCCACCCTTATACTAACTCCTTAGCGACTTTGCTTAGTGGGCCTCCGAACCCTCGTAGCCGATACCATGATCTGCTTCGTGATGTTCTTCAACGGCGCTACCGATATACATGGCAGTCAGCAGCGTGAAAATGAACGCCTGCAGGAACGCAACCAGTAATTCGATCAAACTCAGGAACAGGGTGAATGCCAGCACGATCGGGCTGATCGAGAGACTCGTTGTGGCGCTGCCAAGGGCGTTAGCCAGGAAAATGAGGCTCAGCAAGCTCAGAATGATGATGTGCCCCGCCGTGATGTT is a window from the Spirosoma rigui genome containing:
- a CDS encoding F0F1 ATP synthase subunit B; its protein translation is MDLLTPDLGLLFWQVVVFLALFLILRTFAWKPITDSLHERENNIQSALDLAEKTRVEMTALKADNEKLLAQARSERDAILRGAKETADKLVADSRERAAIEGQRMLEQAREAMQNERQALVAQMKKEVVTLSLDIAEKVLRKELSDKPSQEKLVSDLVSNSRLN
- the atpE gene encoding ATP synthase F0 subunit C, which encodes MLFSLLLEATGSVSVMGAAIGAGLAAIGAGLGIGRIGGSAMEGIARQPEAAGRIQTAMLIIAALIEAVALFAAVICLLVALA
- the atpH gene encoding ATP synthase F1 subunit delta, with product MAVATVAARYAKSLLDLAKEQGIAETMYTDMKFVKQTLAKNRQLAVVLKNPIVRAEKKNAVMKAVFASRLNPLAMSFFQIIANKNREAIIDAIADQFVIQYEVLKQVERATIITTMPLTDALRDQFRAIVMKYTTGKTVEFEEKIDPNLIGGYILRVGDQQIDGSIRSQLNDIRLQFMN